In Carya illinoinensis cultivar Pawnee chromosome 7, C.illinoinensisPawnee_v1, whole genome shotgun sequence, the following are encoded in one genomic region:
- the LOC122316543 gene encoding 60S ribosomal protein L38-like, with protein MPKQIHEIKDFLLTARRKDARSVKIKKDKDVVKFKVRCSKYLYTLCVFDKEKADKLKQSLPPGLSVQDV; from the exons ATG CCAAAGCAAATCCATGAGATCAAGGATTTCCTTCTGACTGCTAGAAGGAAGGATGCACGCTCTGTTAAGATCAAGAAAGACAAGGATGTGGTGAAGTTTAAAGTTCGCTGCTCTAAGTACCTTTACACACTTTGTGTGTTCGACAAAGAGAAGGCTGACAAGTTGAAGCAATCCCTTCCTCCAG GTTTGAGTGTGCAGGACGTGTAA